A window from Citrus sinensis cultivar Valencia sweet orange chromosome 5, DVS_A1.0, whole genome shotgun sequence encodes these proteins:
- the LOC102616470 gene encoding uncharacterized protein LOC102616470: MELQTANNNGQNPKTDQTSEPHAAESWFEEIDSSCSTPYVSAPSSPGRGSGPVNGGFYYSAPASPMHFALTASYPAVDHNISNGSSSAVALGFEFGSGSSGNGSMSSADELFLDGKIRPMKLSSHLEKPQVLAPLLDLEEEEEEEEEREEIMSGTRGRDMRVVRDKSMRRRTRSLSPLRSTSLKWNDIESTFESDDVNKGSASCIDNNKGSNKKEILDHTKTTTAAEAATAEAEAASLSASTSRSSSAGRSTSKRWVFLKDFLYRSKSEGRSNNKFWSTISFSPINKDKKLPTTSSSSSNPSNTNIKNKPVNGIAGKRRGPAPSPHELHYTAKRAQAEELRKKTFLPYRQGLLGCLGFSSKGYGAMNGFARALNPVSSR; encoded by the coding sequence ATGGAGCTTCAAACAGCAAACAACAATGGCCAAAACCCCAAAACAGACCAAACAAGCGAACCCCATGCGGCAGAATCTTGGTTTGAGGAGATTGACAGCTCATGCTCAACTCCGTATGTAAGCGCTCCTTCAAGCCCCGGAAGAGGATCCGGACCCGTTAACGGTGGGTTTTACTACAGTGCTCCGGCCAGTCCCATGCACTTTGCACTAACAGCTTCGTATCCCGCAGTTGATCATAATATTAGTAATGGTAGCAGCTCAGCTGTTGCTTTAGGGTTTGAGTTTGGATCCGGGTCGAGTGGAAATGGGTCAATGAGCTCAGCTGATGAGTTGTTTCTTGATGGAAAGATCCGGCCCATGAAGCTGTCAAGTCATTTGGAGAAGCCGCAGGTTTTGGCTCCACTGCTTgatcttgaagaagaagaagaagaagaagaagaaagggaaGAGATAATGAGTGGAACTAGAGGCAGGGATATGAGAGTGGTTAGAGATAAATCTATGAGAAGAAGGACAAGATCTTTGTCTCCACTTAGAAGCACTTCCCTGAAGTGGAATGATATTGAAAGTACTTTTGAATCTGATGATGTTAACAAAGGCAGTGCTTCTTgtattgacaataataaagGCAGCAACAAGAAAGAGATTTTGGATCATACTAAGACAACAACAGCAGCAGAAGCAGCAACAGCAGAAGCAGAGGCAGCTTCGCTTTCAGCATCTACTTCAAGATCGTCATCAGCTGGGAGAAGCACTTCAAAGAGATGGGtgtttttgaaagattttctttacAGAAGCAAAAGTGAAGGGAGAAGCAACAACAAGTTTTGGTCCACAATCTCATTTTCACCAAttaataaagacaaaaaattgCCCACAACCTCATCGTCGTCGTCAAACCCCAGCAATACTAATATTAAGAATAAGCCAGTGAATGGGATAGCTGGGAAAAGGAGGGGGCCTGCACCGTCACCGCATGAGTTGCATTACACAGCAAAAAGAGCTCAAGCTGAAGAGTTGAGAAAGAAGACTTTCTTGCCTTATAGGCAAGGCTTGCTTGGTTGCTTAGGGTTTAGTTCTAAAGGTTATGGTGCCATGAACGGATTTGCTAGAGCTTTGAATCCAGTTTCTTCCAggtaa
- the LOC102617057 gene encoding pentatricopeptide repeat-containing protein At1g09190, producing MSKSLIEIERKILRLLHGRNTRTHLTQIHAHFLRHKLHQSNLILAHFVSVCGTLNEIKYATKIFNQMRNPSVLLFNSMIKAYSLNGPSQEPVKLFALLKNLGIWPDEYTFAPLLKACLGVGDLRVGQCVHGEIIRSGFERFGSIRIGVVELYTSCGQMDDGMKVFDEMSHRDVIVRNLMIHGFCKKGDVDKGLYLFREMRERSVVSWNLMISSLGKSGRDSEALRLFHEMRDQAFELDEATVVAVLPICARLGAVDIGQWIHSYAESSGLYRKVVSVGNALVDFYCKCGILDTARNVFKEIPRKNVVSWNAMISGLAFNGRGELGVELYEQMIAKGVSPNKATFVGVLTCCAHAGLVEKARELFASMTGLHSIVPNLEHYGCMVDVLGRSGCVREAYDLIRSMSIRPNAAIWGSLLSSCRTHGHVELAEHAVKELINLEPWNSGNYVLLSNIYAEGGRWDDAETLRMWMRENNVKKSPGQSLIE from the coding sequence atgagcAAATCTTTAATAGAAATTGAGCGCAAGATTCTGCGGCTTCTTCATGGCCGCAATACTCGAACCCATCTCACGCAAATCCACGCTCATTTCCTCCGTCACAAACTTCATCAATCAAATCTAATCCTTGCCCATTTCGTCTCCGTTTGCGGCACCTTAAACGAAATCAAATATGCAACGAAAATCTTTAATCAAATGCGGAACCCCAGTGTTCTTCTCTTTAATTCCATGATTAAAGCTTATTCCCTTAATGGGCCGAGTCAAGAACCTGTAAAATTGTttgctttattgaaaaaccttGGTATTTGGCCTGACGAATACACTTTTGCGCCGTTGTTGAAGGCGTGCTTGGGTGTTGGGGACCTTAGAGTTGGTCAATGTGTTCATGGAGAGATTATTAGAAGTGGGTTTGAGCGTTTTGGGTCGATAAGAATTGGAGTTGTGGAGTTGTACACGAGCTGTGGTCAAATGGATGATGGGATGAaggtgtttgatgaaatgtcTCACAGAGATGTGATTGTTCGgaatttgatgattcatgGGTTTTGTAAGAAAGGGGATGTTGACAAGGGACTTTATCTTTTTAGGGAAATGAGAGAGAGGAGTGTCGTTTCATGgaatttgatgatttcttcCTTAGGAAAGAGTGGGAGAGATAGTGAAGCTTTGAGACTATTTCATGAAATGCGGGATCAGGCTTTTGAATTAGATGAGGCGACCGTGGTTGCGGTGTTGCCTATTTGTGCTCGTTTGGGAGCTGTCGATATTGGGCAGTGGATCCACTCGTATGCTGAATCAAGTGGgctttatagaaaggttgtgtCTGTGGGGAATGCATTGGTcgatttttattgtaaatgcGGAATTTTGGACACTGCTAGAAATGTCTTTAAGGAAATTCCCAGAAAGAATGTGGTCTCCTGGAATGCTATGATTTCTGGGCTGGCATTTAATGGAAGAGGTGAGCTCGGTGTTGAGTTGTATGAGCAGATGATTGCCAAAGGTGTGAGCCCTAATAAAGCGACTTTTGTAGGAGTTCTTACATGTTGTGCTCATGCCGGTTTGGTGGAAAAAGCACGGGAATTGTTTGCTTCAATGACGGGATTGCACTCGATAGTTCCAAATCTTGAGCATTATGGATGTATGGTTGATGTCCTTGGACGTAGTGGATGCGTCAGAGAGGCTTATGACTTGATAAGAAGCATGAGTATTAGGCCAAATGCTGCCATCTGGGGCTCTTTGCTCAGTTCATGCCGTACTCATGGTCATGTGGAACTAGCAGAGCATGCTGTTAAGGAGCTTATTAATCTTGAACCATGGAATTCCGGTAATTATGTATTATTGTCTAATATCTATGCTGAAGGAGGGAGGTGGGATGATGCGGAGACGTTGAGAATGTGGATGAGGGAAAATAATGTTAAGAAATCACCTGGGCAAagtttaattgaataa
- the LOC102616179 gene encoding uncharacterized protein LOC102616179, translating to MMEAEKKRSKGGFLQLFDWNGKSRKKLFSNNFELDGEPKKGKENVGTMAKSLLQVIEVDESRASSSNKGSGDFNCASSVTSDEGFGTRAPGVVARLMGLDSLPTSNVPELSSVPYLDLQSLGTSRYDRSIPNLCSENHPVDFPNIPGKEWISNTVESRPHKVHNRPIERFQTEMLPPKSAKSISITHHKLLSPIKNPGIAPSRNTAYIVEAAAKIIEASPQATTKGKRPSVVSSAPLRIWDFKDKMEAKHRASRPQIKSNESVAVKYTKGQHHNQSHRETDCTSAVKASVNVEKRNPENMRKKGKSDTMAVQARVNVLRRDVSASSSISGRSSMNQKEKSAVKANQFHKSPKDSQRTAQKGTPTNRTNNVLRQNNQKQNHILNKDGSNLKACVINQQVRKLKSTSGSIGPNRTVSKAVANSETGSRRTGLTTNDTRKELSSSKAKNSSQKKQSANADSMSVESTDDEMKKDERSIKCNIAIEGGMTRATDNRKTGMDVVSFTFSSPIRSRPDTESSGRVMRTNNCFNIDHFGDNNQLYLRNTSSSSPWLNIIGGNALSVLLEQKLMELTCKVDSSHCNVIREGTSGLAASTLPDSMPTSSMVTAEEGQRLQVHLDNSNSDITDNSCSTSNDNSVLSINPKWQSQQSEEMERQSSSSYYKENGREFDCEHSSSVASLEHSNTTLNCSDIRNSTNDCKQVSLSQEIEPTWLPTDVSLSMDCETELSDSATSISVGNTGKKHMTRTFSLIDEIESSNWEFEYLRELLDNAELKINKFALGQINQVITPSLFNQLENQENKLGRNIDEYSKLGRKVLFNYVCECLDFKCQQLFVGSCRGWAKWVTLFQRKDWLAEELYKELLCWKSMRDLMLDELVDKDMSSQHGKWLDFDTEAFEEGVEIESRILTSLVDELVYDFLLV from the exons ATGATGGAGGCTGAGAAGAAACGTTCCAAAGGGGGTTTTCTGCAATTGTTTGACTGGAACGGCAAATCTCGGAAAAAGCTGttctcaaataattttgagttGGATG GTGAACCAAAGAAAGGCAAAGAAAATGTTGGGACAATGGCTAAGTCACTGCTTCAAGTG ATAGAGGTGGATGAGAGCAGAGCAAGTTCAAGTAACAAAGGAAGTGGTGACTTCAATTGTGCTTCATCGGTAACTAGTGATGAAGGATTTGGAACTAGAGCCCCTGGGGTAGTCGCTAGACTAATGGGTTTGGATTCATTGCCAACATCAAATGTTCCTGAGCTTTCTTCGGTCCCATATCTTGACTTGCAGTCTCTAGGAACATCTCGTTATGATAGGAGTATCCCTAATTTGTGTAGTGAAAACCATCCTGTGGATTTTCCAAACATTCCTGGAAAAGAGTGGATTTCAAATACAGTTGAATCAAGACCACATAAGGTGCATAACCGGCCAATTGAGAGATTTCAAACTGAAATGCTGCCGCCAAAATCAgctaaatcaatttcaatcaCCCACCATAAGCTGCTGTCACCTATCAAGAATCCTGGGATTGCCCCCTCAAGAAATACAGCTTACATTGTGGAGGCAGCTGCAAAGATAATTGAGGCGAGTCCCCAGGCAACTACCAAGGGTAAAAGGCCATCAGTTGTGTCTTCAGCTCCCTTGAGAATTTGGGatttcaaagataaaatggAAGCTAAGCATAGAGCATCCAGGCCTCAAATAAAATCTAACGAGTCTGTTGCCGTCAAGTATACGAAAGGACAGCATCATAACCAGAGCCACCGTGAAACAGATTGTACATCAGCAGTCAAAGCTTCTGTTAATGTAGAAAAGAGAAATCCTGAAAACATGAGGAAGAAAGGAAAATCAGATACGATGGCTGTGCAGGCGAGAGTCAATGTGCTGAGGAGAGATGTATCGGCCTCGAGTAGTATTAGCGGTCGAAGCTCTATGAACCAGAAGGAAAAGAGTGCTGTCAAAGCAAACCAGTTTCACAAGAGCCCGAAAGATTCACAAAGGACTGCACAGAAGGGAACTCCTACAAACAGGACTAACAATGTGCTTAGGCAAAATAACCAGAAGCAGAATCATATATTGAATAAAGATGGTTCAAATTTAAAGGCTTGTGTTATCAATCAGCAAGTCAGAAAATTGAAGTCCACAAGTGGTTCTATAGGACCGAACAGAACTGTAAGCAAGGCCGTTGCTAACTCTGAAACTGGGTCCAGAAGGACTGGCTTAACAACAAATGACACTAGAAAGGAGCTTTCTTCATCTAAAGCAAAGAATTCATCCCAGAAGAAACAATCTGCAAATGCTGATTCTATGTCTGTAGAAAGTActgatgatgaaatgaagaaagatGAGAGGTCTATAAAATGTAACATTGCGATTGAAGGAGGTATGACTCGGGCCACAGATAATAGGAAGACTGGAATGGATGTTGTTTCATTTACGTTCTCCTCCCCCATAAGATCCAGGCCTGATACAGAGTCCTCTGGCCGAGTCATGAGAACAAATAACTGCTTTAATATCGATCATTTTGGTGACAATAATCAGCTTTACTTAAGAAAtacttcatcatcatctccttGGTTGAATATAATTGGTGGTAATGCTTTGAGTGTTCTTTTGGAACAGAAGCTCATGGAATTGACATGTAAGGTTGATTCATCCCATTGCAATGTGATCAGAGAGGGGACTTCTGGTCTTGCAGCATCCACTTTACCAGATTCAATGCCCACATCCAGCATGGTAACAGCAGAAGAAGGCCAAAGGCTTCAAGTTCATCTAGATAACAGTAATTCTGATATCACAGACAACTCTTGTTCAACCTCCAATGACAATTCAGTGCTTAGTATCAACCCAAAGTGGCAG TCTCAGCAATCTGAAGAAATGGAAAGGCAGAGCAGCAGCAGCTACTacaaagaaaatggaagagAATTTGATTGTGAACATTCTAGCTCAGTTGCAAGTCTTGAACACTCTAATACAACTCTTAATTGCTCAGATATCAGAAACAGCACCAATG acTGCAAACAGGTTTCATTGTCTCAAGAAATAGAACCCACTTGGCTTCCAACTGATGTATCATTGTCCATGGATTGCGAGACAGAATTATCTGACTCAGCCACTTCTATATCAGTTGGGAACACAGGCAAAAAGCATATGACTAGAACATTCAGTCTCATAGATGAAATTGAATCAAGCAACTGGGAATTTGAGTACTTGAGGGAATTACTTGACAATGCAGAGCTAAAAATTAACAAGTTTGCATTGGGTCAGATCAACCAGGTTATAACACCGAGCCTCTTCAACCAGTTGGAGAATCAGGAAAATAAATTGGGAAGAAACATAGACGAGTACTCCAAGCTCGGACGAAAGGTTCTGTTCAACTATGTCTGTGAATGCCTGGATTTCAAATGCCAACAACTTTTTGTAGGAAGCTGCAGGGGATGGGCTAAATGGGTGACATTGTTTCAGAGGAAGGATTGGTTGGCAGAAGAATTATACAAAGAGTTGCTGTGTTGGAAGAGTATGCGGGACTTGATGCTGGATGAGCTTGTGGACAAGGATATGAGCTCACAGCATGGGAAATGGCTTGATTTCGACACTGAAGCTTTTGAAGAAGGTGTTGAGATTGAAAGTAGGATATTAACTTCTTTGGTTGATGAATTGGTTTATGATTTCTTGCTCGTCTAA
- the LOC102616760 gene encoding uncharacterized protein LOC102616760: protein MADNNPAGVDNTFRRKFDREEYLERAREREREEADGRSKSKAKGPPVQRKPLKHRDYVVDLESRLGKTQVVTPIAPLSQQAGYYCSVCECVVKDSANYLDHINGKKHQRALGMSMRVERASLDQVRERFELLKKRKVPGSFSEQDLDERIIKQQEEEEERRRQRREKKKEKKKEKAAVEEETEMDPDIAAMMGFGSFHSSKK from the exons ATGGCTGATAACAAC CCTGCTGGAGTTGATAACACTTTCAGAAGAAAATTCGATCGAGAAGAGTACTTAGAACGCGCTCGCGAACGTGAAAGAGAA gagGCGGATGGTCGGTCTAAATCGAAAG CAAAAGGTCCTCCAGTGCAAAGGAAACCCTTGAAGCATAGGGACTATGTAGTTGACCTTGAATCTCGATTGGGCAAAACCCAA GTTGTTACTCCAATAGCTCCTTTAAGCCAACAG GCTGGATACTACTGTTCTGTTTGCGAGTGTGTAGTTAAGGATTCAGCTAACTACTTGGATCATATAAATGGGAAAAAAC ATCAAAGAGCTTTGGGTATGTCTATGCGGGTTGAACGAGCATCTCTTGACCAG GTCCGTGAGCGATTTGAATTGCTCAAGAAGAGGAAAGTCCCTGGCAGCTTCTCAGAGCAAG ATCTTGATGAGCGGATCATAAAACAGcaggaagaagaagaggaacgGAGGCGTCAACGtcgagagaaaaagaaagagaagaag AAAGAGAAGGCAGCTGTAGAAGAGGAAACTGAAATGGATCCTGACATTGCGGCAATGATGGGATTTGGCAGCTTTCATTCATCTAAAAAATGA